From the genome of Arvicola amphibius chromosome 9, mArvAmp1.2, whole genome shotgun sequence, one region includes:
- the Ppard gene encoding peroxisome proliferator-activated receptor delta isoform X2, producing the protein MEQPQEEAPEAREEEKEEVATTEGASELSGGPEHVLPSGSCADLSQNSSPSSLLDQLQIGCDGASSGSLNMECRVCGDKASGFHYGVHACEGCKGFFRRTIRMKLEYEKCDRSCKIQKKNRNKCQYCRFQKCLALGMSHNAIRFGRMPEAEKRKLVAGLTANEGCQHNPQLADLKAFSKHIYNAYLKNFNMTKKKARSILTGKSSHNAVTLLKYGVHEAIFAMLASIVNKDGLLVANGSGFVTHEFLRSLRKPFSDIIEPKFEFAVKFNALELDDSDLALFIAAIILCGDRPGLMNVPQVEAIQDTILRALEVHLQVNHPDSPYLFPKLLQKMADLRQLVTEHAQMMQWLKKTESETLLHPLLQEIYKDMY; encoded by the exons ATGGAGCAGCCGCAGGAGGAGGCCCCTGAGGCccgggaagaggagaaagaggaagtggcCACGACTGAAGGGGCCTCAGAGCTCAGCGGGGGACCAGAGCACGTTCTTCCTTCCGGCAGCTGCGCAG ACCTCTCCCAGaattcctccccttcctccctgctggaCCAGCTGCAGATAGGCTGTGATGGGGCCTCCAGCGGCAGCCTCAACATGGAGTGCCGGGTGTGCGGGGACAAGGCCTCAGGCTTCCACTATGGGGTCCATGCGTGCGAGGGGTGCAAG GGTTTCTTCCGACGGACAATCCGCATGAAGCTTGAGTATGAGAAGTGCGATCGGAGCTGCAAGATCCAGAAGAAGAACCGCAACAAGTGCCAGTACTGCCGCTTCCAGAAGTGCCTGGCGCTCGGCATGTCGCACAATG CCATCCGCTTCGGACGGATGCCAGAGGCCGAGAAGAGGAAGCTGGTGGCAGGGCTGACGGCCAATGAGGGGTGCCAGCACAACCCACAGCTGGCCGACCTAAAGGCCTTCTCCAAGCACATCTACAATGCCTACCTGAAAAACTTCAACATGACCAAAAAGAAGGCCCGTAGCATCCTCACCGGCAAGTCCAGCCACAATGCA GTGACGCTCCTCAAGTACGGCGTGCACGAGGCCATCTTCGCCATGCTGGCCTCCATCGTCAACAAGGATGGGCTGCTGGTGGCCAACGGCAGTGGCTTCGTCACCCATGAGTTCTTGCGCAGTCTCCGCAAGCCCTTCAGTGACATCATCGAGCCCAAGTTTGAGTTTGCTGTCAAGTTCAATGCACTGGAACTCGATGACAGTGACCTGGCCCTTTTCATCGCTGCCATCATTCTGTGTGGAG ACCGTCCAGGCCTCATGAACGTGCCGCAGGTGGAGGCCATCCAGGACACCATTCTGCGGGCTCTGGAGGTCCACCTGCAAGTCAACCACCCTGACAGCCCATACCTCTTCCCCAAGCTGCTGCAGAAGATGGCCGACCTAAGGCAGCTGGTCACTGAGCATGCCCAGATGATGCAGTGGCTAAAGAAGACGGAGAGCGAAACCTTGCTGCACCCCCTGCTCCAGGAAATCTATAAGGACATGTACTGA
- the Ppard gene encoding peroxisome proliferator-activated receptor delta isoform X1 → MEQPQEEAPEAREEEKEEVATTEGASELSGGPEHVLPSGSCADLSQNSSPSSLLDQLQIGCDGASSGSLNMECRVCGDKASGFHYGVHACEGCKGFFRRTIRMKLEYEKCDRSCKIQKKNRNKCQYCRFQKCLALGMSHNAIRFGRMPEAEKRKLVAGLTANEGCQHNPQLADLKAFSKHIYNAYLKNFNMTKKKARSILTGKSSHNAPFVIHDIETLWQAEKGLVWKQLVNGLPPYKEISVHVFYRCQCTTVETVRELTEFAKSIPNFSSLFLNDQVTLLKYGVHEAIFAMLASIVNKDGLLVANGSGFVTHEFLRSLRKPFSDIIEPKFEFAVKFNALELDDSDLALFIAAIILCGDRPGLMNVPQVEAIQDTILRALEVHLQVNHPDSPYLFPKLLQKMADLRQLVTEHAQMMQWLKKTESETLLHPLLQEIYKDMY, encoded by the exons ATGGAGCAGCCGCAGGAGGAGGCCCCTGAGGCccgggaagaggagaaagaggaagtggcCACGACTGAAGGGGCCTCAGAGCTCAGCGGGGGACCAGAGCACGTTCTTCCTTCCGGCAGCTGCGCAG ACCTCTCCCAGaattcctccccttcctccctgctggaCCAGCTGCAGATAGGCTGTGATGGGGCCTCCAGCGGCAGCCTCAACATGGAGTGCCGGGTGTGCGGGGACAAGGCCTCAGGCTTCCACTATGGGGTCCATGCGTGCGAGGGGTGCAAG GGTTTCTTCCGACGGACAATCCGCATGAAGCTTGAGTATGAGAAGTGCGATCGGAGCTGCAAGATCCAGAAGAAGAACCGCAACAAGTGCCAGTACTGCCGCTTCCAGAAGTGCCTGGCGCTCGGCATGTCGCACAATG CCATCCGCTTCGGACGGATGCCAGAGGCCGAGAAGAGGAAGCTGGTGGCAGGGCTGACGGCCAATGAGGGGTGCCAGCACAACCCACAGCTGGCCGACCTAAAGGCCTTCTCCAAGCACATCTACAATGCCTACCTGAAAAACTTCAACATGACCAAAAAGAAGGCCCGTAGCATCCTCACCGGCAAGTCCAGCCACAATGCA CCCTTTGTCATCCACGACATCGAGACACTGTGGCAGGCGGAGAAGGGCCTGGTGTGGAAGCAGCTGGTGAACGGGCTGCCACCCTACAAGGAGATCAGCGTGCACGTCTTCTACCGCTGCCAGTGCACCACGGTGGAGACCGTGCGGGAGCTCACCGAGTTCGCCAAGAGCATCCCCAACTTCAGCAGCCTCTTCCTCAACGACCAGGTGACGCTCCTCAAGTACGGCGTGCACGAGGCCATCTTCGCCATGCTGGCCTCCATCGTCAACAAGGATGGGCTGCTGGTGGCCAACGGCAGTGGCTTCGTCACCCATGAGTTCTTGCGCAGTCTCCGCAAGCCCTTCAGTGACATCATCGAGCCCAAGTTTGAGTTTGCTGTCAAGTTCAATGCACTGGAACTCGATGACAGTGACCTGGCCCTTTTCATCGCTGCCATCATTCTGTGTGGAG ACCGTCCAGGCCTCATGAACGTGCCGCAGGTGGAGGCCATCCAGGACACCATTCTGCGGGCTCTGGAGGTCCACCTGCAAGTCAACCACCCTGACAGCCCATACCTCTTCCCCAAGCTGCTGCAGAAGATGGCCGACCTAAGGCAGCTGGTCACTGAGCATGCCCAGATGATGCAGTGGCTAAAGAAGACGGAGAGCGAAACCTTGCTGCACCCCCTGCTCCAGGAAATCTATAAGGACATGTACTGA